One window of the Colias croceus chromosome 5, ilColCroc2.1 genome contains the following:
- the LOC123692157 gene encoding uncharacterized protein LOC123692157 isoform X1, which translates to MSSYKWCVVPGCRNTTIKTPDKLFICAPKDIKMRRKWLQLARRNPSDLSIKTVIFICEDHFDIEKDMANYCQYKMGFSQKIKMIDRVLPSKFHCQPDRCKRICEPSTSRSAFAKRQRINLIEQCEAEICQPAGTVDKSHEENMEHIITEPSTSEKSTTTDPITIAENFPRNPIRCSKWAAIIGRSRGEEFYKPRRGSVVCSDHFPESDMYTTTKGFRRLIRSAKPTLLLQDNKASNDNIIIKQELIEIEEETIGSAHLVPQADQEYFMNSESSYQPLHQDVNVEIKRQSPSSSLSIGSILNTPREVVMKKKIETLEKRIIDKNKKIDALRKQNKRLAKRNISLKTALSAFKKRSRIVVSNKKLQSQKLQ; encoded by the exons ATGAGTTCTTATAAGTGGTGTGTAGTTCCTGGATGCAGAAATACAACTATTAAAACTCCTGATAAACTATTTATATGTGCTccaaaagatataaaaatgcgCAGAAAGTGGTTGCAGTTAGCTCGCAGAAATCCAAGtgatttatcaattaaaacagttatatttatttgtgaagaCCACTTCGAT ATTGAAAAAGACATGGCCAACTACTGCCAGTACAAAATGGGTTTCAgtcagaaaataaaaatgatagatAGAGTTTTGCcttctaaatttcattgccAGCCAGATCGCTGTAAAAGAATTTGTGAGCCTAGTACTTCTCGTTCTGCCTTTGCAAAACGGCAAAGAATCAACCTCATTGAGCAATGTGAAGCTGAAATCTGTCAGCCAGCAGGCACTGTGGATAAATCTcatgaagaaaacatggaacATATAATAACGG AACCGTCAACATCAGAGAAATCTACAACCACAGATCCGATTACAATTGCTGAAAA ttttccaCGCAATCCTATACGGTGTTCTAAGTGGGCAGCGATTATTGGAAGATCCCGAGGTGAAGAATTTTACAAGCCAAGGAGAGGGTCCGTTGTCTGTTCCGATCACTTTCCTGAGTCGGACATGTACACAACAACTAAAGGTTTCAGAAGACTCATCAGAAGTGCAAAACCAACTTTGCTT TTGCAAGACAATAAAGCgagtaatgataatattatcattaaacaGGAATTAATCGAAATAGAAGAAGAAACGATTGGATCTGCTCAC cTGGTGCCACAGGCGGATcaagaatattttatgaatagtgAATCAAGTTACCAGCCTTTACACCAG GACGTGAATGTAGAAATAAAGAGACAGTCTCCTTCATCTTCCTTGAGTATTGGATCTATTTTAAACACTCCCAGAGAAGTTGttatgaagaaaaaaatagaaacGCTTGAAAAAAGGATCATAGacaaaaacaagaaaatagaCGCACTGCGAAAACAGAATAAAAGACTTGCTAAGAGGAATATAAGTTTGAAGACTGCATTGTCCGCTTTTAAAAAAAGGAGTAGAATTGTCGTatcgaataaaaaattacaaagccaaaaattacaataa
- the LOC123692157 gene encoding uncharacterized protein LOC123692157 isoform X3, translated as MIEKDMANYCQYKMGFSQKIKMIDRVLPSKFHCQPDRCKRICEPSTSRSAFAKRQRINLIEQCEAEICQPAGTVDKSHEENMEHIITEPSTSEKSTTTDPITIAENFPRNPIRCSKWAAIIGRSRGEEFYKPRRGSVVCSDHFPESDMYTTTKGFRRLIRSAKPTLLLQDNKASNDNIIIKQELIEIEEETIGSAHLVPQADQEYFMNSESSYQPLHQDVNVEIKRQSPSSSLSIGSILNTPREVVMKKKIETLEKRIIDKNKKIDALRKQNKRLAKRNISLKTALSAFKKRSRIVVSNKKLQSQKLQ; from the exons ATG ATTGAAAAAGACATGGCCAACTACTGCCAGTACAAAATGGGTTTCAgtcagaaaataaaaatgatagatAGAGTTTTGCcttctaaatttcattgccAGCCAGATCGCTGTAAAAGAATTTGTGAGCCTAGTACTTCTCGTTCTGCCTTTGCAAAACGGCAAAGAATCAACCTCATTGAGCAATGTGAAGCTGAAATCTGTCAGCCAGCAGGCACTGTGGATAAATCTcatgaagaaaacatggaacATATAATAACGG AACCGTCAACATCAGAGAAATCTACAACCACAGATCCGATTACAATTGCTGAAAA ttttccaCGCAATCCTATACGGTGTTCTAAGTGGGCAGCGATTATTGGAAGATCCCGAGGTGAAGAATTTTACAAGCCAAGGAGAGGGTCCGTTGTCTGTTCCGATCACTTTCCTGAGTCGGACATGTACACAACAACTAAAGGTTTCAGAAGACTCATCAGAAGTGCAAAACCAACTTTGCTT TTGCAAGACAATAAAGCgagtaatgataatattatcattaaacaGGAATTAATCGAAATAGAAGAAGAAACGATTGGATCTGCTCAC cTGGTGCCACAGGCGGATcaagaatattttatgaatagtgAATCAAGTTACCAGCCTTTACACCAG GACGTGAATGTAGAAATAAAGAGACAGTCTCCTTCATCTTCCTTGAGTATTGGATCTATTTTAAACACTCCCAGAGAAGTTGttatgaagaaaaaaatagaaacGCTTGAAAAAAGGATCATAGacaaaaacaagaaaatagaCGCACTGCGAAAACAGAATAAAAGACTTGCTAAGAGGAATATAAGTTTGAAGACTGCATTGTCCGCTTTTAAAAAAAGGAGTAGAATTGTCGTatcgaataaaaaattacaaagccaaaaattacaataa
- the LOC123692157 gene encoding uncharacterized protein LOC123692157 isoform X2, which produces MYRKIQTHIAPFNSVLSIEKDMANYCQYKMGFSQKIKMIDRVLPSKFHCQPDRCKRICEPSTSRSAFAKRQRINLIEQCEAEICQPAGTVDKSHEENMEHIITEPSTSEKSTTTDPITIAENFPRNPIRCSKWAAIIGRSRGEEFYKPRRGSVVCSDHFPESDMYTTTKGFRRLIRSAKPTLLLQDNKASNDNIIIKQELIEIEEETIGSAHLVPQADQEYFMNSESSYQPLHQDVNVEIKRQSPSSSLSIGSILNTPREVVMKKKIETLEKRIIDKNKKIDALRKQNKRLAKRNISLKTALSAFKKRSRIVVSNKKLQSQKLQ; this is translated from the exons ATGTACAGAAAGATTCAAACTCATATCGCACCCTTCAATTCTGTGTTGTCA ATTGAAAAAGACATGGCCAACTACTGCCAGTACAAAATGGGTTTCAgtcagaaaataaaaatgatagatAGAGTTTTGCcttctaaatttcattgccAGCCAGATCGCTGTAAAAGAATTTGTGAGCCTAGTACTTCTCGTTCTGCCTTTGCAAAACGGCAAAGAATCAACCTCATTGAGCAATGTGAAGCTGAAATCTGTCAGCCAGCAGGCACTGTGGATAAATCTcatgaagaaaacatggaacATATAATAACGG AACCGTCAACATCAGAGAAATCTACAACCACAGATCCGATTACAATTGCTGAAAA ttttccaCGCAATCCTATACGGTGTTCTAAGTGGGCAGCGATTATTGGAAGATCCCGAGGTGAAGAATTTTACAAGCCAAGGAGAGGGTCCGTTGTCTGTTCCGATCACTTTCCTGAGTCGGACATGTACACAACAACTAAAGGTTTCAGAAGACTCATCAGAAGTGCAAAACCAACTTTGCTT TTGCAAGACAATAAAGCgagtaatgataatattatcattaaacaGGAATTAATCGAAATAGAAGAAGAAACGATTGGATCTGCTCAC cTGGTGCCACAGGCGGATcaagaatattttatgaatagtgAATCAAGTTACCAGCCTTTACACCAG GACGTGAATGTAGAAATAAAGAGACAGTCTCCTTCATCTTCCTTGAGTATTGGATCTATTTTAAACACTCCCAGAGAAGTTGttatgaagaaaaaaatagaaacGCTTGAAAAAAGGATCATAGacaaaaacaagaaaatagaCGCACTGCGAAAACAGAATAAAAGACTTGCTAAGAGGAATATAAGTTTGAAGACTGCATTGTCCGCTTTTAAAAAAAGGAGTAGAATTGTCGTatcgaataaaaaattacaaagccaaaaattacaataa
- the LOC123692157 gene encoding uncharacterized protein LOC123692157 isoform X4, with translation MANYCQYKMGFSQKIKMIDRVLPSKFHCQPDRCKRICEPSTSRSAFAKRQRINLIEQCEAEICQPAGTVDKSHEENMEHIITEPSTSEKSTTTDPITIAENFPRNPIRCSKWAAIIGRSRGEEFYKPRRGSVVCSDHFPESDMYTTTKGFRRLIRSAKPTLLLQDNKASNDNIIIKQELIEIEEETIGSAHLVPQADQEYFMNSESSYQPLHQDVNVEIKRQSPSSSLSIGSILNTPREVVMKKKIETLEKRIIDKNKKIDALRKQNKRLAKRNISLKTALSAFKKRSRIVVSNKKLQSQKLQ, from the exons ATGGCCAACTACTGCCAGTACAAAATGGGTTTCAgtcagaaaataaaaatgatagatAGAGTTTTGCcttctaaatttcattgccAGCCAGATCGCTGTAAAAGAATTTGTGAGCCTAGTACTTCTCGTTCTGCCTTTGCAAAACGGCAAAGAATCAACCTCATTGAGCAATGTGAAGCTGAAATCTGTCAGCCAGCAGGCACTGTGGATAAATCTcatgaagaaaacatggaacATATAATAACGG AACCGTCAACATCAGAGAAATCTACAACCACAGATCCGATTACAATTGCTGAAAA ttttccaCGCAATCCTATACGGTGTTCTAAGTGGGCAGCGATTATTGGAAGATCCCGAGGTGAAGAATTTTACAAGCCAAGGAGAGGGTCCGTTGTCTGTTCCGATCACTTTCCTGAGTCGGACATGTACACAACAACTAAAGGTTTCAGAAGACTCATCAGAAGTGCAAAACCAACTTTGCTT TTGCAAGACAATAAAGCgagtaatgataatattatcattaaacaGGAATTAATCGAAATAGAAGAAGAAACGATTGGATCTGCTCAC cTGGTGCCACAGGCGGATcaagaatattttatgaatagtgAATCAAGTTACCAGCCTTTACACCAG GACGTGAATGTAGAAATAAAGAGACAGTCTCCTTCATCTTCCTTGAGTATTGGATCTATTTTAAACACTCCCAGAGAAGTTGttatgaagaaaaaaatagaaacGCTTGAAAAAAGGATCATAGacaaaaacaagaaaatagaCGCACTGCGAAAACAGAATAAAAGACTTGCTAAGAGGAATATAAGTTTGAAGACTGCATTGTCCGCTTTTAAAAAAAGGAGTAGAATTGTCGTatcgaataaaaaattacaaagccaaaaattacaataa
- the LOC123691955 gene encoding epoxide hydrolase 1-like yields the protein MSVITLLKHFVVSNALTLYYSMAIVIGFAVNYFKNPFRNPWATKVRLEPPARLSDPKYGVHKYLKANNIILHYVENGDPSKPLMVFLHGYPEFWYSWRYQLVEFSKDYWCIAVDMRGYCDSERPEEVSAYKIELLVEDIRDLVRQLGREKFILVSHDWGGIVACQYRDVYPETLQGIIVMSSTAIDIWNEAIWTYEEQRKKSWYVFLYRMPIIPELLFQQNNLDLLDRAMLVKGKTTIDSQDIECFKYWFSKKHAITPPINYYRANFRYTYTSQNFKEDIPFLYALGEKDPYVSKEISDLMETRYTSLEKKVVKDLGHFMQQEDPDTINSLIRSFLNKHNL from the exons ATGAGTGTGATAACGTTACTCAAACATTTTGTTGTTTCAAATGCCCTTACTCTATATTATTCTATGGCAATAGTCATTGGGTTCGCTGtgaattatttcaaaaatccGTTTAGAAACCCTTGGGCTACGAAAGTTAGATTGGAACCACCAGCAAGACTATCTGACCCGAAATATGGAGTGCATAAATACTTGAAAGCAAAC AATATTATACTTCATTATGTGGAAAATGGTGATCCCTCGAAGCCATTGATGGTGTTTTTGCATGGATATCCTGAATTTTGGTATTCGTGGCGCTATCAGCTTGTAGAATTTAGTAAAGACTACTG GTGCATAGCCGTCGATATGAGGGGTTACTGTGATTCCGAAAGACCAGAGGAAGTATCAGCTTACAAGATTGAGTTATTGGTTGAAGACATACGTGATCTAGTGCGACAATTGG GCAGAGAGAAGTTTATCCTCGTATCTCACGACTGGGGCGGTATCGTAGCTTGCCAGTATCGGGATGTATATCCAGAAACACTACAAGGTATTATCGTTATGTCCAGTACAGCGATTGACATTTGGAACGAAGCGATCTGGACATATGAGGAACAGAGGAAGAAATCCTG GTACGTGTTTTTGTACCGAATGCCAATAATTCCGGAACTTTTGtttcaacaaaataatttagatttattgGACAGAGCAATGCTTGTAAAAGGAAAAACTACAATTGACAGTCAAGACATcgaatgttttaaatattggttCAGCAAAAAAC ATGCAATTACACCaccgatcaattattacagaGCTAACTTCAGGTACACATACACGTCTCAAAATTTTAAGGAGGATATACCGTTTCTGTATGCTTTAGGAGAAAAAGATCCCTATGTAAGCAAAGAGATAAGTGATCTAATGGAAACACGATACACAAGCCTTGAAAAGAAAGTAGTGAAGGATTTGGGACATTTTATGCAGCAGGAAGATCCTGATACAATTAACAGTTTAATAAgaagctttttaaataaacataatttataa